A single region of the Salipaludibacillus sp. LMS25 genome encodes:
- the rpmD gene encoding 50S ribosomal protein L30 — protein sequence MAKKLEITLKRSLIGRPEDQRVTVKTLGLRKVNHTVVKEDNDAMRGMVNKVSHLVSVKEIEA from the coding sequence ATGGCAAAAAAATTAGAAATTACCCTCAAAAGAAGTCTGATCGGTCGTCCAGAAGATCAGCGAGTGACAGTGAAGACACTTGGTCTTCGTAAAGTCAACCACACTGTCGTAAAAGAAGATAACGACGCGATGCGAGGCATGGTTAACAAAGTTTCTCACCTCGTGAGTGTGAAAGAAATTGAAGCGTAA
- the rplO gene encoding 50S ribosomal protein L15 — protein sequence MQLHELQPSVGSRKERKRKGRGVGTGNGKTAGKGHKGQNARSGGGVRPGFEGGQMPIFRRLPKRGFKNPNRTEYAIVNLETLNRFDEGTEVTPALLIETGVVKNEKDGIKVLGNGTLDRKLTVKAHKFSGSSKEAIEAAGGTIEVI from the coding sequence ATGCAACTTCACGAATTACAACCTTCTGTAGGTTCTCGTAAAGAGCGTAAGCGTAAAGGCCGTGGCGTAGGTACTGGTAACGGTAAAACTGCCGGTAAAGGTCACAAAGGTCAAAACGCTCGTTCAGGTGGTGGTGTTCGTCCAGGTTTTGAAGGTGGTCAAATGCCTATCTTCAGACGTTTACCAAAGCGTGGATTCAAAAATCCTAACCGTACGGAATATGCCATTGTTAACCTTGAAACGTTAAATCGTTTTGACGAAGGAACAGAAGTCACACCTGCACTTCTTATTGAAACAGGTGTCGTTAAAAACGAAAAAGACGGAATCAAAGTTTTAGGTAACGGAACGCTTGACCGTAAACTTACAGTTAAAGCTCATAAATTTTCAGGATCTTCAAAGGAAGCGATCGAAGCCGCTGGCGGAACGATTGAGGTGATCTAA
- the secY gene encoding preprotein translocase subunit SecY, with translation MFQTISNIFRVGDLRKKIFFTLAMLIVFRIGAHIPAPGVDANILDFGGEMNAFGFLNAFGGGALENFSIFATGIMPYITASIIVQLLRMDVVPKFAEWSKQGEAGRKKLAQVTRYGAIVIGFIQALGMSIGFNNIFPGLVPNPTMTTYLLIATTLTAGTAFLLWLGEQITANGVGNGISIMIFGGIAAGIPNGVNQLYVTQFEDAGDALFINIVTVLLLLLALLVIVVGVIFVQQALRKIPVQYAKRLVAGQQQGGKSTHLPLKVNAAGVIPVIFAMSLFIFPPTVAGFFGDENAIAGWITTNFKYTQPFGLLVYAVLIIGFTYFYTFVQVNPEQMADNLKKQGGYIPGVRPGKTTQVYITRILYRLTFVGALFLATVATIPVFFTEVAGLPSAIQIGGTGLLIVVGVALDTMKQIESQLIKRSYRGFIK, from the coding sequence ATGTTTCAGACAATCTCCAATATTTTTCGTGTTGGTGATTTAAGAAAGAAGATCTTTTTCACCCTGGCGATGCTTATCGTCTTCAGAATTGGTGCCCATATCCCTGCTCCAGGAGTGGATGCTAACATTCTGGATTTTGGTGGAGAAATGAACGCCTTTGGCTTCTTAAATGCCTTTGGCGGGGGAGCACTTGAAAACTTCTCCATCTTTGCCACAGGGATTATGCCGTATATCACGGCGTCTATTATTGTTCAATTATTGAGAATGGACGTTGTGCCTAAGTTTGCCGAATGGTCTAAACAAGGGGAGGCTGGCCGTAAGAAGCTAGCTCAAGTAACGAGATACGGGGCGATTGTCATTGGGTTTATTCAAGCCTTAGGGATGTCTATCGGCTTTAATAACATTTTTCCAGGTCTTGTACCGAACCCGACAATGACTACCTATTTGCTGATTGCCACGACCCTCACTGCAGGGACTGCTTTCCTTCTTTGGTTAGGGGAGCAAATTACAGCTAACGGTGTAGGAAACGGGATTTCGATCATGATCTTTGGCGGGATTGCTGCTGGGATTCCGAATGGAGTTAATCAACTATATGTAACTCAATTCGAAGACGCAGGAGATGCCTTGTTCATTAACATCGTCACTGTCTTGTTACTTCTCCTAGCCCTTCTAGTGATCGTCGTCGGTGTTATTTTTGTGCAGCAGGCTCTCAGAAAGATTCCTGTTCAATATGCAAAGCGGTTGGTTGCCGGACAACAGCAAGGAGGTAAGTCTACTCACTTACCGTTGAAGGTGAACGCAGCAGGGGTAATCCCAGTTATCTTTGCCATGTCTCTATTCATTTTTCCGCCGACAGTGGCTGGATTTTTTGGAGATGAGAATGCAATTGCCGGCTGGATTACAACTAATTTCAAATACACACAGCCATTTGGACTTCTCGTCTACGCTGTGTTGATAATCGGATTTACCTATTTCTATACATTTGTGCAGGTCAATCCTGAACAGATGGCAGATAACCTAAAGAAGCAAGGCGGGTATATTCCTGGCGTTCGTCCTGGTAAAACAACCCAAGTGTATATAACACGAATCCTTTATCGTTTGACATTCGTCGGAGCTTTGTTCCTTGCAACTGTTGCAACTATTCCGGTGTTCTTCACTGAAGTGGCAGGTCTTCCATCAGCCATCCAAATTGGTGGTACAGGATTGTTGATTGTTGTAGGTGTGGCACTAGATACGATGAAGCAAATAGAAAGTCAATTAATTAAACGATCCTACAGAGGCTTTATTAAGTAA
- a CDS encoding adenylate kinase translates to MNLILMGLPGAGKGTQADKIVEKYGIPHISTGDMFRAAIKNGTELGVKAKSFMDEGALVPDEVTVGIVKERLSNDDCKEGFLLDGFPRTVAQASALNSMLETLERQLDHVIYIEVPKEDLFKRLTGRWICPECGTAYHEIFNPPKVEGKCDKDGSDLIQREDDKPETVGKRLEVNLEQTQPLVDFYSEKGYLRNINGQQDIHKVFEDVDALLKGSHQ, encoded by the coding sequence ATGAATTTAATCTTAATGGGACTTCCAGGTGCTGGGAAAGGTACACAAGCAGACAAGATTGTTGAGAAATACGGTATTCCTCACATTTCAACCGGAGATATGTTCCGTGCCGCTATTAAAAACGGTACAGAATTAGGTGTGAAAGCAAAATCATTCATGGATGAGGGAGCTCTCGTTCCCGATGAAGTCACGGTCGGTATTGTGAAAGAACGCTTAAGCAATGATGACTGCAAAGAAGGCTTTCTTCTAGATGGCTTTCCGCGCACTGTCGCCCAGGCTTCTGCCCTGAACAGCATGCTCGAAACATTAGAGCGCCAACTAGATCATGTGATATATATCGAAGTACCGAAAGAGGATCTTTTCAAACGTCTTACTGGGCGCTGGATCTGCCCTGAGTGTGGAACAGCTTACCATGAGATTTTCAATCCTCCAAAGGTCGAGGGAAAATGTGATAAAGACGGAAGTGACTTGATTCAACGGGAAGACGATAAGCCTGAAACGGTTGGAAAACGGTTAGAGGTTAACCTTGAGCAAACACAGCCGCTCGTGGATTTTTACAGTGAGAAAGGCTACTTGCGAAACATTAATGGTCAACAAGACATTCATAAAGTATTTGAAGATGTTGATGCATTACTGAAAGGAAGCCATCAATGA
- the map gene encoding type I methionyl aminopeptidase, translating to MIICKTPRELDIMRQAGNIVALTHRELQKHIEPGITTKELDHIADTFIRENDAIPSFKGYNGFTGSICASVNDQLVHGIPGDRVLKDGDIISIDIGAKYQGYHGDSAWTYPVGTIDDNTRKLLDVTEESLFKGLAEARPGERLSNISHAIQTYVETHGFSVVREYVGHGVGQNLHEDPQIPHFGPPGKGPRLKSGMVLAIEPMINAGTRHVRTLKDNWTVVTTDGEMCAHFEHTIAIVDTGYEILTKAL from the coding sequence ATGATCATTTGTAAGACACCCCGGGAATTAGACATTATGCGGCAGGCTGGTAATATCGTGGCCTTGACGCACCGGGAACTTCAAAAACACATTGAACCTGGTATAACCACGAAGGAACTAGATCATATCGCGGATACATTTATTCGTGAAAATGATGCGATTCCATCTTTTAAAGGCTATAATGGATTTACCGGAAGTATCTGCGCTTCAGTGAATGATCAATTAGTACACGGCATTCCGGGCGATCGTGTCCTGAAGGATGGCGATATTATCAGTATAGATATCGGCGCCAAATATCAGGGGTACCACGGAGACTCCGCATGGACGTACCCCGTTGGGACCATTGATGACAACACCCGCAAACTCCTTGATGTAACTGAAGAATCACTGTTTAAAGGACTTGCAGAAGCCCGGCCAGGAGAAAGGCTGTCGAATATTTCTCATGCGATCCAAACGTATGTTGAAACACACGGCTTTTCTGTTGTGAGAGAATATGTCGGGCACGGGGTTGGTCAAAATCTCCATGAAGATCCGCAAATTCCACATTTCGGTCCTCCTGGTAAAGGCCCTCGCTTAAAAAGCGGCATGGTACTAGCCATTGAACCGATGATAAATGCAGGAACACGTCATGTCCGGACGTTAAAAGATAATTGGACGGTCGTGACAACGGATGGAGAAATGTGTGCCCATTTCGAACACACAATTGCTATTGTTGACACAGGATATGAAATATTGACAAAAGCCCTATAG
- a CDS encoding KOW domain-containing RNA-binding protein gives MKDPDSVPQVGELVRILNGRDKDQFAFVIDVLDERFVRLADGDKRKVDRAKRKNIQHIERVNIIAPEVKNSIVETGRVTNAKLRFAISTYIDDNLLKEGD, from the coding sequence ATGAAAGATCCTGATTCTGTTCCGCAAGTGGGAGAGCTTGTGAGAATTCTTAATGGAAGGGACAAAGATCAATTCGCTTTTGTAATCGACGTGTTGGATGAACGTTTTGTCAGACTTGCTGATGGAGATAAACGGAAAGTAGATCGGGCAAAAAGGAAAAACATTCAGCACATTGAAAGAGTGAACATCATTGCACCGGAAGTGAAGAATAGCATTGTTGAAACGGGTCGTGTCACCAATGCCAAATTACGGTTTGCAATTTCAACATACATTGATGATAATTTACTGAAGGAAGGAGACTAA
- the infA gene encoding translation initiation factor IF-1 has protein sequence MAKEDVIEVEGTVIEPLPNAMFRVELENGHKILAHVSGKIRMHFIRILPGDKVTVELSPYDLTRGRITYRYK, from the coding sequence ATGGCCAAAGAAGATGTAATTGAAGTAGAAGGAACGGTCATTGAGCCGCTTCCTAATGCTATGTTCCGCGTTGAACTTGAAAACGGGCATAAAATCCTCGCTCATGTTTCAGGCAAGATCCGTATGCACTTCATTCGAATTTTACCTGGAGATAAAGTGACGGTAGAATTATCTCCGTACGATTTAACGCGTGGGCGTATCACATACCGTTATAAATAA
- the rpmJ gene encoding 50S ribosomal protein L36 gives MKVRPSVKPICEKCKVIRRKGTVMVICENPKHKQKQG, from the coding sequence ATGAAGGTAAGACCATCAGTGAAACCCATTTGTGAAAAATGTAAAGTTATTCGCCGAAAAGGTACCGTCATGGTCATTTGCGAAAATCCTAAACACAAACAAAAACAAGGCTAA
- the rpsM gene encoding 30S ribosomal protein S13, translating into MARIAGVDIPRDKRVVVSLTYVFGIGKSRAIKILEEAGVSQDTRVRDLTEDELGKIRTVVDGVKVEGDLRREVSLNIKRLIEIGSYRGIRHRRGLPVNGQKTKNNARTRKGPRRTVANKKK; encoded by the coding sequence ATGGCACGTATTGCTGGTGTCGACATTCCTCGTGACAAACGAGTTGTCGTCTCTCTCACGTACGTTTTCGGAATCGGTAAATCCAGAGCGATTAAGATTCTTGAAGAAGCTGGTGTCTCCCAAGATACACGCGTTCGTGACTTAACTGAAGATGAATTAGGAAAGATCCGTACTGTCGTGGACGGAGTTAAAGTTGAAGGGGATCTTCGTCGTGAAGTATCACTTAATATTAAACGTCTGATTGAAATCGGATCTTATCGTGGTATTCGTCATCGTCGTGGATTGCCTGTAAACGGACAAAAAACGAAAAACAATGCTCGTACACGTAAAGGTCCTCGTCGGACTGTAGCGAATAAGAAAAAATAA
- the rpsK gene encoding 30S ribosomal protein S11 yields MAKPKTTRAKRRQRKNIESGIAHIRSTFNNTIVTITDPQGNAISWASAGALGFKGSRKSTPFAAQTAAETAAKAAMEHGMKAVEVSVKGPGAGREAAIRSLQATGLEVNMIKDVTPVPHNGCRPPKRRRV; encoded by the coding sequence ATGGCTAAACCAAAAACGACTCGCGCCAAGCGCCGTCAACGTAAAAATATAGAATCCGGAATTGCGCACATTCGGTCAACGTTCAACAATACGATTGTAACGATTACAGACCCACAAGGAAATGCCATCTCATGGGCAAGTGCTGGTGCGTTAGGTTTTAAAGGCTCACGTAAATCCACGCCTTTCGCTGCACAAACGGCAGCTGAAACAGCTGCAAAAGCAGCGATGGAGCATGGTATGAAGGCTGTTGAAGTATCTGTTAAAGGTCCTGGCGCTGGACGTGAAGCTGCTATTCGTTCCCTTCAAGCAACTGGTCTTGAAGTGAACATGATTAAAGACGTTACTCCCGTTCCACATAACGGTTGCCGTCCACCAAAACGTCGTAGAGTATAG
- a CDS encoding DNA-directed RNA polymerase subunit alpha, with translation MIEIEKPKIEVVELSEDATFGKFVVEPLERGYGTTLGNSLRRILLSSLPGSAVTSVQFNGVLHEFSTIEGVVEDVTTIVLNLKKLALKIYSEEDKTLEIDAQGEGVVTAADLMHDSDVEVLNPDLHIATLSKGAQFQMKVVAARGRGYVPAEGNNSEDLSIGVIPVDSIFTPVSRVNFQVENTRVGQITNYDKLTLDVWTDGSIRPEEAVSLGAKILTEHLNIFVGLTDQAQHAEIMVEKEEDQKEKVLEMTIEELDLSVRSYNCLKRAGINTVQELTQKSEEDMMKVRNLGRKSLEEVQEKLQELSLGLRDEE, from the coding sequence ATGATCGAGATAGAAAAGCCGAAAATTGAAGTAGTTGAACTGAGCGAAGATGCCACGTTCGGAAAGTTTGTCGTAGAGCCTCTTGAACGCGGATACGGAACAACACTGGGAAATTCCCTCCGCAGAATCCTGCTTTCTTCATTGCCTGGATCTGCTGTAACAAGTGTTCAATTTAACGGCGTTCTCCACGAATTTTCCACGATAGAAGGCGTGGTTGAAGACGTAACAACGATCGTGCTTAACCTTAAAAAGCTTGCACTGAAAATTTATTCAGAAGAAGATAAAACGTTGGAAATTGATGCTCAAGGAGAAGGAGTAGTCACAGCAGCAGATTTAATGCATGACAGTGATGTGGAGGTTTTAAACCCGGACCTGCATATTGCCACTCTTTCTAAGGGAGCTCAATTCCAAATGAAGGTTGTAGCAGCAAGAGGACGCGGCTATGTACCGGCTGAAGGAAATAACTCAGAAGATTTATCTATCGGAGTTATTCCAGTTGATTCTATATTCACACCGGTTTCCCGTGTGAATTTCCAAGTTGAAAATACCCGTGTCGGTCAAATCACCAACTATGATAAGCTGACATTGGATGTGTGGACTGATGGAAGCATCCGCCCGGAAGAAGCTGTTTCACTTGGTGCGAAAATTTTGACTGAGCATTTAAATATTTTCGTAGGTTTAACAGACCAGGCTCAACATGCCGAAATTATGGTCGAAAAAGAAGAGGACCAGAAAGAAAAAGTTCTCGAAATGACGATTGAAGAGTTAGACTTGTCTGTTCGTTCTTATAACTGTCTTAAGCGGGCAGGTATTAACACAGTACAAGAGCTAACACAGAAATCTGAAGAAGACATGATGAAAGTTCGTAACCTCGGACGTAAGTCCCTTGAGGAAGTGCAGGAGAAACTGCAAGAACTGAGCCTCGGTCTTCGTGACGAAGAATAA
- the rplQ gene encoding 50S ribosomal protein L17, producing the protein MAYRKLGRDSSARKALFRDLATDLIINERIETTEPKAKELRSVVEKMITLGKRGDLHARRQAAAFIRKEVADKESGQDAVQKLFDDVAKRYEDRQGGYTRVLKLGPRRGDGAEMAIIELV; encoded by the coding sequence ATGGCATACAGAAAATTAGGTCGTGACAGCAGTGCACGTAAAGCGTTATTCCGTGACTTAGCGACTGATTTAATTATTAACGAGCGTATTGAGACGACTGAACCGAAAGCGAAAGAACTTCGTTCAGTTGTTGAAAAAATGATCACACTAGGTAAACGTGGTGATTTACATGCACGTCGTCAAGCAGCTGCTTTCATTCGTAAAGAAGTGGCAGATAAAGAGAGCGGACAAGACGCTGTTCAAAAACTATTTGATGACGTCGCTAAACGCTACGAAGATCGTCAAGGCGGATATACACGAGTTCTTAAGCTTGGACCTCGCCGTGGAGACGGTGCAGAAATGGCCATCATTGAGCTTGTGTAA